The window CCGCCAGCATTCGTCGCTGTTCCATTTGAGTTTGTCCTCCTCAAATGTGATCACATTAAGGGGACAGATTTCCATGCACTGATTGCAGAACTCGCATATCTCCGCATTCCAGTCAAGCATGCCTTCGCCTATGGTATGCATGGCGCCCCTGCCGCATTTCCAGCCGCATTCCCTGTGCCTTGAACTGACACCTCCCATCGCGACATTCTTGATGGCGCCCCCGTAGCCCGCCTGAATGTGACCTTTCACATGCGAGCAGACCACCATGCCCGGAACATCGTGTATCACGCTTGCCACCGCAATCTCCCCGAGAATTTCTCCTGCTTTCACCATGATATTGTCGTTTCCGTACAGCCCGTCCGCCAGCACGACAGGGGCTCCGACCGAGAGGTGGTTGATCCCGTTCTGGTTTGCCACTTCAAGGTAATCAAGCCCCTTTATCCTCACGGTGTCGGTCACGAAAGGTTTTGCCCCGCAATGCAGCAGAGCGTCAACGACCTTTCTGAGAAAGATCGGACGTACGATCCTGTGGGCACCCTCAGACCCGAAATGCGTCTTCACCGCAACCCATTCACCGGGCGTGAAATAATCCGGCAGGCCGATTTTTTTCAGGAGCAGATCGAGTTTTCCCGGCATGCTGTCGTCATATTTCCATTTCAGCGCCCGTGCAGATGCAAAATAGACTTGTGACATGTCAACCTCCCTCGGGAAAGCGTTAATAGTGATTGTTCATTATATCAATTTTCCAGATTTTCAATTTTTGCGGGAGAAATCCTGTCAGATGGTATACACTACATTCTGTCCGGACTGCGTGTTCCCCCTGCTCCGTCCGGAGTTGCCGTAAAAGGGGAGTAATGCGAATATCGTCCGTCATGAATGATAGGTGACAAGGAGGAGGCCATGTATTTGCTGGAAAATATCACGATGAAGGAATTCTCGAAGTATCTCAGGAATACCAAAACCATAGTGTTTCCGTTCGGCACGATTGAGGAGCACGGAACCCATCTGCCCCTGCACACCGATGCATTTATCATTCAGCAGGTGCTCAGAATGGCGGCAGGAAAGAGAAAGTTCTTTCTTGCGCCGGTGATGTATTACGGGGTATGTACCACGACAAAGGACCATCCCGGGACGCTGAGCATCAGTCCGGAGACGCTCAGGAGGTTTTCCGGCGATCTTGTCACAGAAGCCT is drawn from Nitrospirota bacterium and contains these coding sequences:
- a CDS encoding DUF362 domain-containing protein; this translates as MSQVYFASARALKWKYDDSMPGKLDLLLKKIGLPDYFTPGEWVAVKTHFGSEGAHRIVRPIFLRKVVDALLHCGAKPFVTDTVRIKGLDYLEVANQNGINHLSVGAPVVLADGLYGNDNIMVKAGEILGEIAVASVIHDVPGMVVCSHVKGHIQAGYGGAIKNVAMGGVSSRHRECGWKCGRGAMHTIGEGMLDWNAEICEFCNQCMEICPLNVITFEEDKLKWNSDECWRCGRCERVCQSAGLSLPGDPERFMRSLAEAAKAVLGTFKPKKVVYINFLTEIQPECDCMPMADVPVIQDLGILVSDDIVSIEQASVDLLLKAPPLPQSAADERKIVPGDDVLYKLSARPYQLQIEELERLGLGERNYELHAIP